Proteins encoded together in one Candidatus Margulisiibacteriota bacterium window:
- a CDS encoding NAD(P)H-dependent oxidoreductase subunit E: MKKEVSTGNIEKIIEKWKGKKGSLIMALHELQHLYGYIPQKGAEKMSTALRIPLSQIYEVITFYNLFKLKEPGKNTIAVCMGTACYLKGAPELLNELKVLLKVEEGGTTKDGLFNLDVVRCLGCCGLAPVMTINGEIFGKLKKGEIKDILAKYKKKEQK; this comes from the coding sequence ATGAAAAAAGAAGTATCAACCGGAAATATTGAAAAAATAATTGAAAAATGGAAGGGAAAAAAAGGGAGCTTGATCATGGCCCTTCATGAATTGCAGCATCTTTATGGATATATTCCCCAAAAAGGAGCGGAGAAAATGTCAACCGCTTTGAGGATCCCTTTATCGCAAATATATGAAGTGATCACATTTTACAATTTATTTAAGCTGAAGGAACCCGGGAAAAATACGATCGCGGTTTGTATGGGGACAGCTTGTTATTTGAAAGGGGCGCCCGAACTTTTGAACGAATTAAAAGTTCTTTTAAAAGTTGAAGAGGGGGGGACAACCAAGGACGGGCTGTTCAACCTTGACGTTGTTCGCTGTTTGGGCTGCTGCGGGCTGGCTCCGGTCATGACGATCAATGGAGAGATCTTTGGGAAGCTAAAAAAGGGCGAGATTAAAGATATATTGGCAAAATACAAGAAGAAGGAGCAGAAATGA
- a CDS encoding NADH-quinone oxidoreductase subunit NuoF: MNKQVIAEKPANNKVKSMVSIGASSCGIAAGAEEVYKTFADEIKKAGLDVELKKCGCLGMCSAEPLVEVAIPGKPSVIYGKVTKEIAARITADHLVKGLVLKENVFEINKGKQLKIVLRNCGVIDPESIDEYISREGYDALNKAITQMTPEAAIEELKKSGLRGRGGAGFPTWMKWSLTRASKGEIKYIICNGDEGDPGAYMDRSVLEGDPHSVLEGLIIGGFCAGASQGFFYIRAEYPLAIDRIQKAIDQAYARGFLGKNILGSKFSFDVEIRLGAGAFVCGEETSLIASIEGESGRPRQRPPYPSERGLWGKPTMINNVETLANIPVIFLRGGDWFAEIGTEKSKGTKVFAVTGKVKDSGLVEVPMGTTIREIVFDICGGIAGKKKIKAVQTGGPSGGVIPENHLDTPVDYDNLQKLGSIMGSGGMIVMDETDCMVDISKFYLGFCVDESCGKCAPCKIGGYQMLKILEKISEGKGQLSDLELLKNLCQTMQKTSFCGLGQTASNPVLSTLRYFESEYKEHIEEKKCRSHKCSGLLNYRIVEEKCKLCGLCQKNCPTEAVEGSRDKGYKIIKSKCIKCGRCYDVCRFDAVHKG, translated from the coding sequence ATGAATAAACAGGTAATTGCTGAAAAACCAGCCAACAACAAAGTGAAATCGATGGTTTCCATTGGCGCCAGCAGTTGCGGTATTGCGGCGGGGGCGGAAGAAGTTTACAAAACTTTTGCGGATGAAATAAAAAAAGCCGGACTTGATGTCGAACTGAAAAAATGCGGCTGTTTGGGGATGTGTTCGGCCGAACCATTGGTTGAAGTTGCTATTCCGGGGAAGCCTTCGGTGATTTATGGCAAGGTTACGAAGGAGATCGCGGCCAGGATTACCGCCGATCATTTGGTTAAAGGGCTGGTCCTGAAAGAAAATGTTTTTGAAATAAACAAAGGGAAACAGCTGAAAATTGTCCTGCGCAATTGCGGGGTGATCGATCCTGAAAGTATTGATGAATATATTTCGAGAGAGGGTTACGACGCGCTTAATAAAGCAATAACACAAATGACGCCTGAGGCGGCGATCGAAGAGCTCAAAAAAAGCGGGTTACGCGGCCGCGGCGGCGCCGGTTTCCCAACCTGGATGAAATGGTCCCTGACCAGGGCTTCAAAAGGTGAGATTAAATATATCATCTGCAACGGCGACGAAGGTGATCCGGGCGCATACATGGACAGGAGCGTTTTGGAAGGGGATCCGCATTCGGTTCTGGAAGGTTTGATCATTGGCGGGTTTTGCGCCGGGGCAAGCCAGGGTTTCTTTTATATCAGGGCTGAATATCCTCTGGCGATCGATCGGATCCAGAAAGCGATTGATCAGGCCTATGCCCGCGGATTTTTAGGTAAGAATATTTTAGGCTCGAAGTTCAGCTTCGATGTTGAGATCAGGCTTGGTGCCGGAGCCTTTGTCTGCGGCGAAGAAACTTCGCTGATCGCTTCGATCGAAGGAGAGAGCGGAAGACCAAGACAGCGGCCTCCGTATCCTTCGGAGCGCGGTTTATGGGGAAAACCAACAATGATCAACAACGTTGAAACCTTGGCCAATATCCCGGTCATCTTTCTGCGTGGTGGGGATTGGTTCGCGGAGATCGGGACTGAAAAATCAAAGGGGACCAAGGTTTTTGCCGTTACCGGAAAGGTCAAGGATTCCGGATTGGTAGAAGTCCCCATGGGGACAACAATTCGGGAGATCGTTTTTGACATTTGCGGCGGTATTGCCGGCAAGAAAAAGATCAAAGCGGTCCAAACCGGCGGACCATCAGGCGGAGTTATCCCTGAAAATCACCTGGACACCCCGGTTGACTACGATAACCTGCAAAAGCTTGGCTCGATCATGGGATCTGGCGGAATGATCGTCATGGATGAGACCGATTGCATGGTTGATATCTCCAAATTTTATCTAGGTTTTTGCGTTGATGAGTCGTGCGGCAAGTGCGCCCCCTGTAAGATCGGCGGATACCAGATGCTAAAGATCCTTGAAAAGATATCCGAAGGTAAAGGACAACTATCAGACCTTGAACTGCTAAAGAATCTTTGCCAGACCATGCAAAAAACTTCATTCTGCGGCCTTGGCCAGACCGCGTCAAACCCGGTCCTCTCGACTTTGCGCTACTTTGAAAGCGAATATAAAGAGCACATTGAAGAGAAAAAATGCCGTTCGCACAAGTGCTCGGGCCTGCTCAATTACCGGATCGTCGAAGAAAAATGTAAACTCTGCGGTCTATGCCAAAAAAATTGCCCAACTGAAGCGGTCGAAGGGAGCCGGGACAAAGGTTATAAGATCATCAAGTCGAAATGCATTAAGTGCGGCAGGTGCTACGATGTTTGCCGTTTTGACGCTGTTCATAAAGGATAA
- the fdhF gene encoding formate dehydrogenase subunit alpha has protein sequence MEEKMLNIKVNDVDYQVKEGETIAEACAKLGINIPTLCHLKDVSQDAYCGICVVEMKNARVLPRACITRVAEGMEIKTDTQLVNETRKMNLELILANHPLDCMTCEKDGECTLQDLAYQFGIKRSIFLKDEDVFAKEVKTPWDTNPFIKKEPAKCIMCKRCVDSCANQARVEAICVAGRGVKTEITTPFDQPLEESTCLFCAECVQACPTGALIEKTRIGKGKFKDLVPTDTVCAYCGVGCNLKLFKDKNNQLVMARAINSKVNKGRACVKGRFGYEYVNSPERLTTPLIKKNGRFKKATWEEALSFTAQRLKEIKEKYGADSIGVLGSSRCTNEDNYVIQKFARAGIGTNNVDNCARLCHSSTVAGLNIALGAGAATNSLEDIFDSDVMFIIGSNTTETHPVIAKFIKENQKNNGAKIIVCDPRYVDIAKASDLYLPHTPGTDVALLNGIMKQILDNKLEKSDFIDKHTEGIEDLKKLLVDYDLDKVSKITGVDKELIKQAALLYGGARSAMIFYTMGITQHTTGVDNVLSIANLALITGNIGKRGAGIMALRGQANVQGACDMGALPNVYPGYQKIDDPAVKTKFEKAWGVKLSDKPGLVVTEFSTRSKEGKLKAVYSMGENPLMTEADVKHVKEGFEKLEFFVTQDIFMSESAEIADVVFPAAGAYEKDGTFTNTERRVQLLRPAREKPVGSKYDWEIVCEIAKAFGLPMEYSGTSAIMDEIARVTPSMGGINFARLEGDGLQWPCPSTDHPGTIVLHEGGKFKRPNGKGKLHAVVYKPANEQTDKEYPFILTSGRILFHYHSGNETRRVKAIDKFVPRNYAEINPEDATRLGINDKDMVKVSTRRGSIDVEARISDRPKRGVVFISFHFKEANVNVLTNPALDPISKIPEYKVAACNMEKIWSS, from the coding sequence ATGGAGGAGAAAATGTTAAACATTAAGGTCAATGATGTTGATTACCAGGTAAAAGAAGGGGAAACCATTGCGGAAGCTTGCGCCAAACTGGGGATCAACATCCCTACATTGTGCCATTTGAAAGATGTTTCCCAGGATGCTTACTGCGGCATTTGCGTGGTGGAGATGAAAAATGCCCGTGTTCTCCCTCGGGCGTGCATTACCAGGGTTGCAGAAGGAATGGAAATTAAAACAGACACCCAATTGGTAAATGAAACCCGGAAGATGAATCTGGAATTAATTTTAGCCAACCATCCGCTTGACTGTATGACCTGCGAAAAAGACGGGGAATGCACTTTGCAGGACCTGGCCTATCAGTTTGGGATCAAGAGAAGCATCTTTTTAAAAGACGAAGATGTTTTTGCTAAAGAAGTTAAAACCCCCTGGGATACCAATCCATTTATTAAAAAAGAACCGGCCAAATGCATCATGTGCAAAAGATGCGTCGACTCCTGCGCCAACCAAGCCAGGGTTGAGGCGATCTGTGTTGCCGGCCGCGGCGTTAAAACCGAGATCACCACTCCTTTTGACCAGCCGCTGGAGGAAAGCACCTGTCTTTTTTGCGCGGAATGCGTCCAGGCCTGTCCGACTGGAGCTTTGATAGAAAAGACCAGGATCGGCAAAGGGAAGTTTAAGGATCTGGTCCCGACTGATACCGTTTGCGCTTACTGCGGAGTTGGCTGCAATCTTAAGCTATTCAAGGATAAAAACAATCAGTTGGTCATGGCCAGAGCGATCAATAGCAAGGTCAATAAAGGCCGCGCCTGCGTCAAAGGGCGGTTTGGTTATGAATATGTCAACAGTCCGGAAAGGTTGACCACCCCCTTGATCAAGAAAAATGGCAGGTTTAAAAAAGCGACCTGGGAAGAGGCTCTTTCCTTCACCGCCCAAAGGCTCAAAGAGATCAAAGAAAAATATGGGGCGGATTCGATCGGGGTCCTCGGCTCATCCCGATGCACCAATGAAGATAACTACGTCATCCAAAAATTCGCCAGGGCGGGAATCGGGACAAATAATGTCGATAACTGCGCCAGGCTTTGCCACTCCTCGACCGTGGCCGGTTTGAATATTGCCCTTGGGGCGGGGGCAGCTACCAATTCGTTAGAGGATATCTTTGATTCTGACGTCATGTTCATTATTGGTTCTAACACGACCGAAACCCATCCGGTTATCGCGAAGTTCATTAAAGAGAACCAGAAAAACAATGGGGCGAAAATAATTGTCTGCGATCCCCGTTATGTTGATATTGCTAAGGCGTCCGACTTATATTTGCCGCACACGCCAGGGACCGATGTCGCCTTGCTTAACGGGATCATGAAACAGATTTTGGACAATAAACTGGAAAAATCCGACTTTATTGATAAACATACTGAAGGAATTGAAGATCTGAAAAAGCTTTTAGTTGATTATGACCTGGATAAGGTCAGCAAGATCACCGGGGTTGATAAAGAGCTCATTAAACAGGCTGCGTTGCTTTACGGCGGCGCTAGGTCAGCCATGATCTTCTACACGATGGGAATTACCCAGCATACGACCGGAGTCGACAATGTATTAAGCATTGCCAATCTTGCCCTGATCACCGGAAATATTGGAAAGCGGGGGGCCGGGATCATGGCGCTGCGCGGACAAGCGAACGTTCAAGGGGCTTGCGACATGGGGGCCTTGCCTAACGTTTATCCTGGGTATCAGAAAATTGATGATCCGGCGGTAAAAACAAAGTTCGAGAAGGCCTGGGGGGTGAAACTATCGGACAAACCAGGTCTGGTTGTTACCGAGTTCTCTACCAGGTCAAAAGAAGGGAAGCTCAAGGCGGTCTATTCAATGGGAGAAAACCCGCTGATGACCGAAGCAGACGTTAAACACGTAAAAGAGGGATTTGAAAAGCTGGAGTTTTTTGTCACTCAGGATATATTTATGTCCGAAAGCGCGGAAATAGCCGATGTTGTCTTCCCGGCCGCCGGAGCGTATGAGAAAGACGGCACCTTTACCAATACGGAAAGACGGGTACAACTGTTGCGGCCAGCCAGAGAGAAACCGGTTGGCAGCAAATACGATTGGGAAATTGTTTGTGAGATTGCCAAAGCTTTTGGCTTGCCTATGGAGTATAGCGGTACTTCCGCGATCATGGACGAAATTGCCAGGGTTACTCCTTCAATGGGGGGGATAAACTTCGCGAGACTGGAAGGTGATGGTTTGCAATGGCCATGCCCCAGTACCGACCACCCGGGAACAATTGTGCTTCACGAGGGAGGGAAATTTAAACGGCCTAACGGGAAAGGGAAATTGCATGCCGTTGTATATAAGCCGGCGAATGAACAGACCGACAAAGAGTATCCCTTTATCCTGACCAGCGGGCGGATCCTCTTTCATTACCACTCCGGCAATGAAACCAGACGGGTCAAAGCGATCGATAAATTTGTCCCCCGTAATTATGCTGAGATCAATCCGGAAGACGCGACCAGGCTTGGCATTAATGACAAAGATATGGTCAAGGTTTCCACTCGCCGCGGCTCAATTGACGTTGAGGCCAGGATCTCCGACCGTCCAAAGAGGGGAGTAGTTTTTATCTCTTTCCATTTCAAGGAAGCCAATGTCAATGTTCTGACCAATCCCGCCCTTGATCCGATCTCTAAGATCCCGGAATACAAAGTCGCCGCGTGCAATATGGAAAAGATCTGGAGCAGTTAA
- a CDS encoding redox-sensing transcriptional repressor Rex, giving the protein MVTNKACIVRLSRYKNALSRLKSLGFVKVFSDNLADAADVTPSQVRKDFSIFGVTGNKRGGYVIDELIESLNKILGKNVTQNVVIVGAGRIGTALMQYKGFEKENIRVVAVFDMEPAKQDPKAVIPILPIEQLEPFIKKHHVKIGIIAVPDIAATEVMTAMNNAGIKGVLNFASIRLKGGEETVINNVNLVSELENVIYFVNATEKSRKK; this is encoded by the coding sequence ATGGTCACAAATAAAGCATGTATTGTCAGGTTGTCCCGCTATAAAAACGCGTTAAGCCGTTTAAAATCGCTTGGGTTTGTCAAGGTCTTTTCCGACAATCTGGCTGATGCCGCCGACGTTACCCCCTCACAAGTTAGAAAAGATTTTTCAATATTCGGGGTGACCGGCAATAAGCGGGGGGGCTATGTTATTGACGAACTGATCGAAAGCCTCAATAAGATCCTCGGGAAAAATGTCACCCAGAATGTAGTTATCGTTGGTGCCGGGCGGATTGGCACGGCATTGATGCAGTATAAAGGATTTGAAAAAGAAAATATCAGAGTGGTCGCCGTGTTTGACATGGAACCGGCCAAGCAGGATCCAAAAGCGGTTATTCCGATCCTGCCAATTGAGCAATTGGAACCTTTTATCAAGAAGCATCACGTTAAGATTGGTATTATCGCGGTCCCCGATATCGCGGCAACAGAAGTAATGACTGCAATGAATAATGCCGGGATCAAAGGGGTCTTGAATTTTGCTTCCATCCGCTTAAAGGGGGGGGAAGAAACCGTTATTAATAATGTAAACCTGGTGAGCGAGCTGGAAAATGTCATCTATTTCGTGAACGCGACGGAAAAGAGCAGAAAAAAATAA